The Prinia subflava isolate CZ2003 ecotype Zambia chromosome 13, Cam_Psub_1.2, whole genome shotgun sequence genome contains a region encoding:
- the DRC7 gene encoding dynein regulatory complex subunit 7 isoform X3 — translation MEALEEEEVQTPEDAISLTISDSLDNLDISEAEKQAFFESDESDFDWSSIDTSHLPSSYKTNSWQEEKLLQLADHFFRQYTHLCPDRKPLFLHPVNECGVQKFVSTTVRPTLLPYPDMYYWSGCASFVCDYLIMEPLKCPITPPSSLYSPTTILKYQRGNCFDFAVLLCSLLIGAGYDAYCVHGYATLEMCSLDQTQELCPRLRKPPEVPEEEDPNKYRIKYPLEPQSKFELQQKAKEKGTESAQEEETEEEVVMEVEKPKRDPLHGLRVHAWVLVLSGKRKVPETFFINPFTGNPHSTTDECFLGIESIWNHRNYWVNMQDCRRGCKQEKEEIDMSFEMPLSWVARIKVSCREYENPFSQGKKVILYDKAKLEKWAAYANADGLVERLTVYADSDCTEELEVKEWFKHREDLLYMREVNKQTQLITDHFRPGHPLLLKAHSYTSLEPETGHTVEFYHTARVDGLWKRFENATEMTEYFVGREDFLHMRHTEFGEREKKMEKAGGTAEANSRPIVQIKEYFHRNPEKPADEDIEERIFMVIDDIIQLTYHLELDDTIASQVVFCRVIGREKKEDEIFLSRENTVKYQPWSSEKHKNMLHLYNLLWQLRAEQKDLKQQVRDSEAEMLNILMVREDEEANIKLSVSIYSTAKREQEHEATVPEEEQKSSLEKESQHTGGEAESLTHGTTTTSTM, via the exons ATGGAggccctggaggaggaggaagtgcAAACACCAGAAGATGCAATCTCTTTGACTATCAGTGATTCCCTGGACAACCTGGATATAAGTGAAGCTGAGAAGCAAGCCTTTTTCGAAAGTGATGAATC TGATTTTGACTGGAGCTCCATTGACACGTCCCACTTACCATCTTCGTACAAGACAAATTCCTGGCAGgaagagaaactgctgcagctcGCTGACCATTTCTTTCGGCAGTACACTCACCTGTGCCCTGACCGCAAGCCGCTCTTCCTCCACCCGGTCAACGAGTGTGGTGTGCAG AAGTTTGTGAGCACGACGGTGAGGCCAACCCTGCTGCCTTACCCAGACATGTACTACTggtcaggctgtgccagctttGTCTGTGATTACCTCATCATGGAGCCCCTCAAGTGCCCAATCACACCG CCCAGTTCACTCTATTCCCCAACCACCATCCTGAAATACCAGCGAGGGAACTGCTTTGACTTcgctgtgctgctgtgctccctgctgatTGGGGCTGGCTACGATGCCTACTGTGTACATGGATATGCCACCCTGGAGATGTGCTCCCTGGACCAGACTCAGGAGCTGTGCCCACGGCTCAGGAAGCCCCCAGAG GTACCAGAAGAGGAGGATCCCAACAAATATAGAATTAAGTACCCTTTAGAGCCACAGAGTAAGTTTGAGCTTCAACAGAAGGCCAAGGAGAAAGGAACTGAATCTGCTCAAGAGGAGGAAACAGAAGAGGAAGTGGTCATG GAGGTGGAAAAGCCCAAGCGAGACCCTTTGCACGGCTTACGGGTGCACGCGTGGGTTCTGGTTCTGTCTGGGAAGAGGAAGGTTCCTGAGACCTTCTTCATCAACCCATTCACGGGGAATCCCCACAGCACCACAGATGAGTGCTTCCTTGGCATTGAGAGCATCTGGAACCACAGGAACTACTGGGTGAACATGCAGGACTGCCGGAGAGGCTGCAAG caggaaaaggaggaaatagACATGAGCTTTGAGATGCCCCTATCATGGGTAGCCCGAATTAAGGTATCTTGCAGAG AATATGAGAATCCCTTTTCCCAGGGGAAGAAGGTGATCCTGTACGATAAAGCCAAACTGGAGAAATGGGCGGCGTATGCGAATGCAGACGGGCTGGTGGAACGCCTCACTGTCTATGCAGACTCAGACT GTACTGAAGAACTGGAGGTGAAGGAATGGTTCAAACACCGAGAAGACCTGTTGTATATGAGAGAAGtgaataaacaaacacagctGATCACAGACCATTTCAGGCCAGGACACCCCCTCCTTCTTAAAG CTCACTCCTACACGTCACTGGAGCCAGAGACTGGGCACACAGTGGAGTTTTACCACACGGCACGAGTTGATGGCCTCTGGAAACGTTTTGAAAATGCTACTGAGATGACAGAGTACTTTGTGGGGAGGGAAGACTTCCTCCACATGCGGCACACAGAGTTTggtgaaagagagaagaaaatggaaaaggctGGCGGCACAGCTGAGGCTAACTCCCGGCCTATAGTG CAAATCAAGGAGTATTTCCACAGAAATCCAGAAAAGCCTGCTGATGAAGATATAGAGGAACGTATCTTTATGGTCATAGATGATATCATCCAGCTGACATATCACCTCGAGCTTGATGACACCATTGCCTCACAGGTGGTTTTCTGCAGAGTAAtagggagggagaagaaagaagatgaaATCTTCCTGAGCAGAGAAAACACTGTCAAATACCAG CCATGGTCCTCAGAGAAACACAAGAACATGCTCCATCTGTACAACTTGCTGTGGCAGCTGAGAGCAGAACAGAAGGACCTGAAGCAACAAGTCCGGGACTCTGAAGCAGAG ATGTTAAATATTTTGATGGTCCGTGAGGATGAAGAAGCCAATATTAAATTGTCAGTTTCAATATACAGTACTGCAAAGAGAGAACAAGAGCATGAAGCCACG GTGCCAGAAGAGGAGCAGAAGAGTTCCTTGGAGAAGGAGAGTCAGCACACAGGAGGGGAGGCTGAATCCCTCACCCATGGCACTACAACCACCTCCACGATGTAG
- the DRC7 gene encoding dynein regulatory complex subunit 7 isoform X8, whose amino-acid sequence MEALEEEEVQTPEDAISLTISDSLDNLDISEAEKQAFFESDESDFDWSSIDTSHLPSSYKTNSWQEEKLLQLADHFFRQYTHLCPDRKPLFLHPVNECGVQKFVSTTVRPTLLPYPDMYYWSGCASFVCDYLIMEPLKCPITPPSSLYSPTTILKYQRGNCFDFAVLLCSLLIGAGYDAYCVHGYATLEMCSLDQTQELCPRLRKPPEVPEEEDPNKYRIKYPLEPQSKFELQQKAKEKGTESAQEEETEEEVVMEVEKPKRDPLHGLRVHAWVLVLSGKRKVPETFFINPFTGNPHSTTDECFLGIESIWNHRNYWVNMQDCRRGCKQEKEEIDMSFEMPLSWVARIKVSCRGTEELEVKEWFKHREDLLYMREVNKQTQLITDHFRPGHPLLLKAHSYTSLEPETGHTVEFYHTARVDGLWKRFENATEMTEYFVGREDFLHMRHTEFGEREKKMEKAGGTAEANSRPIVQIKEYFHRNPEKPADEDIEERIFMVIDDIIQLTYHLELDDTIASQVVFCRVIGREKKEDEIFLSRENTVKYQPWSSEKHKNMLHLYNLLWQLRAEQKDLKQQVRDSEAEMLNILMVREDEEANIKLSVSIYSTAKREQEHEATVPEEEQKSSLEKESQHTGGEAESLTHGTTTTSTM is encoded by the exons ATGGAggccctggaggaggaggaagtgcAAACACCAGAAGATGCAATCTCTTTGACTATCAGTGATTCCCTGGACAACCTGGATATAAGTGAAGCTGAGAAGCAAGCCTTTTTCGAAAGTGATGAATC TGATTTTGACTGGAGCTCCATTGACACGTCCCACTTACCATCTTCGTACAAGACAAATTCCTGGCAGgaagagaaactgctgcagctcGCTGACCATTTCTTTCGGCAGTACACTCACCTGTGCCCTGACCGCAAGCCGCTCTTCCTCCACCCGGTCAACGAGTGTGGTGTGCAG AAGTTTGTGAGCACGACGGTGAGGCCAACCCTGCTGCCTTACCCAGACATGTACTACTggtcaggctgtgccagctttGTCTGTGATTACCTCATCATGGAGCCCCTCAAGTGCCCAATCACACCG CCCAGTTCACTCTATTCCCCAACCACCATCCTGAAATACCAGCGAGGGAACTGCTTTGACTTcgctgtgctgctgtgctccctgctgatTGGGGCTGGCTACGATGCCTACTGTGTACATGGATATGCCACCCTGGAGATGTGCTCCCTGGACCAGACTCAGGAGCTGTGCCCACGGCTCAGGAAGCCCCCAGAG GTACCAGAAGAGGAGGATCCCAACAAATATAGAATTAAGTACCCTTTAGAGCCACAGAGTAAGTTTGAGCTTCAACAGAAGGCCAAGGAGAAAGGAACTGAATCTGCTCAAGAGGAGGAAACAGAAGAGGAAGTGGTCATG GAGGTGGAAAAGCCCAAGCGAGACCCTTTGCACGGCTTACGGGTGCACGCGTGGGTTCTGGTTCTGTCTGGGAAGAGGAAGGTTCCTGAGACCTTCTTCATCAACCCATTCACGGGGAATCCCCACAGCACCACAGATGAGTGCTTCCTTGGCATTGAGAGCATCTGGAACCACAGGAACTACTGGGTGAACATGCAGGACTGCCGGAGAGGCTGCAAG caggaaaaggaggaaatagACATGAGCTTTGAGATGCCCCTATCATGGGTAGCCCGAATTAAGGTATCTTGCAGAG GTACTGAAGAACTGGAGGTGAAGGAATGGTTCAAACACCGAGAAGACCTGTTGTATATGAGAGAAGtgaataaacaaacacagctGATCACAGACCATTTCAGGCCAGGACACCCCCTCCTTCTTAAAG CTCACTCCTACACGTCACTGGAGCCAGAGACTGGGCACACAGTGGAGTTTTACCACACGGCACGAGTTGATGGCCTCTGGAAACGTTTTGAAAATGCTACTGAGATGACAGAGTACTTTGTGGGGAGGGAAGACTTCCTCCACATGCGGCACACAGAGTTTggtgaaagagagaagaaaatggaaaaggctGGCGGCACAGCTGAGGCTAACTCCCGGCCTATAGTG CAAATCAAGGAGTATTTCCACAGAAATCCAGAAAAGCCTGCTGATGAAGATATAGAGGAACGTATCTTTATGGTCATAGATGATATCATCCAGCTGACATATCACCTCGAGCTTGATGACACCATTGCCTCACAGGTGGTTTTCTGCAGAGTAAtagggagggagaagaaagaagatgaaATCTTCCTGAGCAGAGAAAACACTGTCAAATACCAG CCATGGTCCTCAGAGAAACACAAGAACATGCTCCATCTGTACAACTTGCTGTGGCAGCTGAGAGCAGAACAGAAGGACCTGAAGCAACAAGTCCGGGACTCTGAAGCAGAG ATGTTAAATATTTTGATGGTCCGTGAGGATGAAGAAGCCAATATTAAATTGTCAGTTTCAATATACAGTACTGCAAAGAGAGAACAAGAGCATGAAGCCACG GTGCCAGAAGAGGAGCAGAAGAGTTCCTTGGAGAAGGAGAGTCAGCACACAGGAGGGGAGGCTGAATCCCTCACCCATGGCACTACAACCACCTCCACGATGTAG
- the DRC7 gene encoding dynein regulatory complex subunit 7 isoform X7: protein MEALEEEEVQTPEDAISLTISDSLDNLDISEAEKQAFFESDESDFDWSSIDTSHLPSSYKTNSWQEEKLLQLADHFFRQYTHLCPDRKPLFLHPVNECGVQKFVSTTVRPTLLPYPDMYYWSGCASFVCDYLIMEPLKCPITPPSSLYSPTTILKYQRGNCFDFAVLLCSLLIGAGYDAYCVHGYATLEMCSLDQTQELCPRLRKPPEVPEEEDPNKYRIKYPLEPQSKFELQQKAKEKGTESAQEEETEEEVVMEVEKPKRDPLHGLRVHAWVLVLSGKRKVPETFFINPFTGNPHSTTDECFLGIESIWNHRNYWVNMQDCRRGCKDLSFDLSDSFCWEIMFSESNEASQLPPESPNKDTDHMQEKEEIDMSFEMPLSWVARIKVSCREYENPFSQGKKVILYDKAKLEKWAAYANADGLVERLTVYADSDCTEELEVKEWFKHREDLLYMREVNKQTQLITDHFRPGHPLLLKAHSYTSLEPETGHTVEFYHTARVDGLWKRFENATEMTEYFVGREDFLHMRHTEFGEREKKMEKAGGTAEANSRPIVQIKEYFHRNPEKPADEDIEERIFMVIDDIIQLTYHLELDDTIASQVVFCRVIGREKKEDEIFLSRENTVKYQPWSSEKHKNMLHLYNLLWQLRAEQKDLKQQVRDSEAEHLLC, encoded by the exons ATGGAggccctggaggaggaggaagtgcAAACACCAGAAGATGCAATCTCTTTGACTATCAGTGATTCCCTGGACAACCTGGATATAAGTGAAGCTGAGAAGCAAGCCTTTTTCGAAAGTGATGAATC TGATTTTGACTGGAGCTCCATTGACACGTCCCACTTACCATCTTCGTACAAGACAAATTCCTGGCAGgaagagaaactgctgcagctcGCTGACCATTTCTTTCGGCAGTACACTCACCTGTGCCCTGACCGCAAGCCGCTCTTCCTCCACCCGGTCAACGAGTGTGGTGTGCAG AAGTTTGTGAGCACGACGGTGAGGCCAACCCTGCTGCCTTACCCAGACATGTACTACTggtcaggctgtgccagctttGTCTGTGATTACCTCATCATGGAGCCCCTCAAGTGCCCAATCACACCG CCCAGTTCACTCTATTCCCCAACCACCATCCTGAAATACCAGCGAGGGAACTGCTTTGACTTcgctgtgctgctgtgctccctgctgatTGGGGCTGGCTACGATGCCTACTGTGTACATGGATATGCCACCCTGGAGATGTGCTCCCTGGACCAGACTCAGGAGCTGTGCCCACGGCTCAGGAAGCCCCCAGAG GTACCAGAAGAGGAGGATCCCAACAAATATAGAATTAAGTACCCTTTAGAGCCACAGAGTAAGTTTGAGCTTCAACAGAAGGCCAAGGAGAAAGGAACTGAATCTGCTCAAGAGGAGGAAACAGAAGAGGAAGTGGTCATG GAGGTGGAAAAGCCCAAGCGAGACCCTTTGCACGGCTTACGGGTGCACGCGTGGGTTCTGGTTCTGTCTGGGAAGAGGAAGGTTCCTGAGACCTTCTTCATCAACCCATTCACGGGGAATCCCCACAGCACCACAGATGAGTGCTTCCTTGGCATTGAGAGCATCTGGAACCACAGGAACTACTGGGTGAACATGCAGGACTGCCGGAGAGGCTGCAAG GATCTCAGCTTTGACTTGAGTGATTCTTTCTGCTGGGAAATTATGTTTTCAGAGAGCAACGAGGCCTCTCAGTTGCCCCCAGAGTCACCAAACAAAGACACAGATCACATG caggaaaaggaggaaatagACATGAGCTTTGAGATGCCCCTATCATGGGTAGCCCGAATTAAGGTATCTTGCAGAG AATATGAGAATCCCTTTTCCCAGGGGAAGAAGGTGATCCTGTACGATAAAGCCAAACTGGAGAAATGGGCGGCGTATGCGAATGCAGACGGGCTGGTGGAACGCCTCACTGTCTATGCAGACTCAGACT GTACTGAAGAACTGGAGGTGAAGGAATGGTTCAAACACCGAGAAGACCTGTTGTATATGAGAGAAGtgaataaacaaacacagctGATCACAGACCATTTCAGGCCAGGACACCCCCTCCTTCTTAAAG CTCACTCCTACACGTCACTGGAGCCAGAGACTGGGCACACAGTGGAGTTTTACCACACGGCACGAGTTGATGGCCTCTGGAAACGTTTTGAAAATGCTACTGAGATGACAGAGTACTTTGTGGGGAGGGAAGACTTCCTCCACATGCGGCACACAGAGTTTggtgaaagagagaagaaaatggaaaaggctGGCGGCACAGCTGAGGCTAACTCCCGGCCTATAGTG CAAATCAAGGAGTATTTCCACAGAAATCCAGAAAAGCCTGCTGATGAAGATATAGAGGAACGTATCTTTATGGTCATAGATGATATCATCCAGCTGACATATCACCTCGAGCTTGATGACACCATTGCCTCACAGGTGGTTTTCTGCAGAGTAAtagggagggagaagaaagaagatgaaATCTTCCTGAGCAGAGAAAACACTGTCAAATACCAG CCATGGTCCTCAGAGAAACACAAGAACATGCTCCATCTGTACAACTTGCTGTGGCAGCTGAGAGCAGAACAGAAGGACCTGAAGCAACAAGTCCGGGACTCTGAAGCAGAG CATCTGCTCTGTTAG
- the DRC7 gene encoding dynein regulatory complex subunit 7 isoform X2 codes for MEALEEEEVQTPEDAISLTISDSLDNLDISEAEKQAFFESDESDFDWSSIDTSHLPSSYKTNSWQEEKLLQLADHFFRQYTHLCPDRKPLFLHPVNECGVQKFVSTTVRPTLLPYPDMYYWSGCASFVCDYLIMEPLKCPITPPSSLYSPTTILKYQRGNCFDFAVLLCSLLIGAGYDAYCVHGYATLEMCSLDQTQELCPRLRKPPEVPEEEDPNKYRIKYPLEPQSKFELQQKAKEKGTESAQEEETEEEVVMEVEKPKRDPLHGLRVHAWVLVLSGKRKVPETFFINPFTGNPHSTTDECFLGIESIWNHRNYWVNMQDCRRGCKDLSFDLSDSFCWEIMFSESNEASQLPPESPNKDTDHMEKEEIDMSFEMPLSWVARIKVSCREYENPFSQGKKVILYDKAKLEKWAAYANADGLVERLTVYADSDCTEELEVKEWFKHREDLLYMREVNKQTQLITDHFRPGHPLLLKAHSYTSLEPETGHTVEFYHTARVDGLWKRFENATEMTEYFVGREDFLHMRHTEFGEREKKMEKAGGTAEANSRPIVQIKEYFHRNPEKPADEDIEERIFMVIDDIIQLTYHLELDDTIASQVVFCRVIGREKKEDEIFLSRENTVKYQPWSSEKHKNMLHLYNLLWQLRAEQKDLKQQVRDSEAEMLNILMVREDEEANIKLSVSIYSTAKREQEHEATVPEEEQKSSLEKESQHTGGEAESLTHGTTTTSTM; via the exons ATGGAggccctggaggaggaggaagtgcAAACACCAGAAGATGCAATCTCTTTGACTATCAGTGATTCCCTGGACAACCTGGATATAAGTGAAGCTGAGAAGCAAGCCTTTTTCGAAAGTGATGAATC TGATTTTGACTGGAGCTCCATTGACACGTCCCACTTACCATCTTCGTACAAGACAAATTCCTGGCAGgaagagaaactgctgcagctcGCTGACCATTTCTTTCGGCAGTACACTCACCTGTGCCCTGACCGCAAGCCGCTCTTCCTCCACCCGGTCAACGAGTGTGGTGTGCAG AAGTTTGTGAGCACGACGGTGAGGCCAACCCTGCTGCCTTACCCAGACATGTACTACTggtcaggctgtgccagctttGTCTGTGATTACCTCATCATGGAGCCCCTCAAGTGCCCAATCACACCG CCCAGTTCACTCTATTCCCCAACCACCATCCTGAAATACCAGCGAGGGAACTGCTTTGACTTcgctgtgctgctgtgctccctgctgatTGGGGCTGGCTACGATGCCTACTGTGTACATGGATATGCCACCCTGGAGATGTGCTCCCTGGACCAGACTCAGGAGCTGTGCCCACGGCTCAGGAAGCCCCCAGAG GTACCAGAAGAGGAGGATCCCAACAAATATAGAATTAAGTACCCTTTAGAGCCACAGAGTAAGTTTGAGCTTCAACAGAAGGCCAAGGAGAAAGGAACTGAATCTGCTCAAGAGGAGGAAACAGAAGAGGAAGTGGTCATG GAGGTGGAAAAGCCCAAGCGAGACCCTTTGCACGGCTTACGGGTGCACGCGTGGGTTCTGGTTCTGTCTGGGAAGAGGAAGGTTCCTGAGACCTTCTTCATCAACCCATTCACGGGGAATCCCCACAGCACCACAGATGAGTGCTTCCTTGGCATTGAGAGCATCTGGAACCACAGGAACTACTGGGTGAACATGCAGGACTGCCGGAGAGGCTGCAAG GATCTCAGCTTTGACTTGAGTGATTCTTTCTGCTGGGAAATTATGTTTTCAGAGAGCAACGAGGCCTCTCAGTTGCCCCCAGAGTCACCAAACAAAGACACAGATCACATG gaaaaggaggaaatagACATGAGCTTTGAGATGCCCCTATCATGGGTAGCCCGAATTAAGGTATCTTGCAGAG AATATGAGAATCCCTTTTCCCAGGGGAAGAAGGTGATCCTGTACGATAAAGCCAAACTGGAGAAATGGGCGGCGTATGCGAATGCAGACGGGCTGGTGGAACGCCTCACTGTCTATGCAGACTCAGACT GTACTGAAGAACTGGAGGTGAAGGAATGGTTCAAACACCGAGAAGACCTGTTGTATATGAGAGAAGtgaataaacaaacacagctGATCACAGACCATTTCAGGCCAGGACACCCCCTCCTTCTTAAAG CTCACTCCTACACGTCACTGGAGCCAGAGACTGGGCACACAGTGGAGTTTTACCACACGGCACGAGTTGATGGCCTCTGGAAACGTTTTGAAAATGCTACTGAGATGACAGAGTACTTTGTGGGGAGGGAAGACTTCCTCCACATGCGGCACACAGAGTTTggtgaaagagagaagaaaatggaaaaggctGGCGGCACAGCTGAGGCTAACTCCCGGCCTATAGTG CAAATCAAGGAGTATTTCCACAGAAATCCAGAAAAGCCTGCTGATGAAGATATAGAGGAACGTATCTTTATGGTCATAGATGATATCATCCAGCTGACATATCACCTCGAGCTTGATGACACCATTGCCTCACAGGTGGTTTTCTGCAGAGTAAtagggagggagaagaaagaagatgaaATCTTCCTGAGCAGAGAAAACACTGTCAAATACCAG CCATGGTCCTCAGAGAAACACAAGAACATGCTCCATCTGTACAACTTGCTGTGGCAGCTGAGAGCAGAACAGAAGGACCTGAAGCAACAAGTCCGGGACTCTGAAGCAGAG ATGTTAAATATTTTGATGGTCCGTGAGGATGAAGAAGCCAATATTAAATTGTCAGTTTCAATATACAGTACTGCAAAGAGAGAACAAGAGCATGAAGCCACG GTGCCAGAAGAGGAGCAGAAGAGTTCCTTGGAGAAGGAGAGTCAGCACACAGGAGGGGAGGCTGAATCCCTCACCCATGGCACTACAACCACCTCCACGATGTAG
- the DRC7 gene encoding dynein regulatory complex subunit 7 isoform X10: MYYWSGCASFVCDYLIMEPLKCPITPPSSLYSPTTILKYQRGNCFDFAVLLCSLLIGAGYDAYCVHGYATLEMCSLDQTQELCPRLRKPPEVPEEEDPNKYRIKYPLEPQSKFELQQKAKEKGTESAQEEETEEEVVMEVEKPKRDPLHGLRVHAWVLVLSGKRKVPETFFINPFTGNPHSTTDECFLGIESIWNHRNYWVNMQDCRRGCKDLSFDLSDSFCWEIMFSESNEASQLPPESPNKDTDHMQEKEEIDMSFEMPLSWVARIKVSCREYENPFSQGKKVILYDKAKLEKWAAYANADGLVERLTVYADSDCTEELEVKEWFKHREDLLYMREVNKQTQLITDHFRPGHPLLLKAHSYTSLEPETGHTVEFYHTARVDGLWKRFENATEMTEYFVGREDFLHMRHTEFGEREKKMEKAGGTAEANSRPIVQIKEYFHRNPEKPADEDIEERIFMVIDDIIQLTYHLELDDTIASQVVFCRVIGREKKEDEIFLSRENTVKYQPWSSEKHKNMLHLYNLLWQLRAEQKDLKQQVRDSEAEMLNILMVREDEEANIKLSVSIYSTAKREQEHEATVPEEEQKSSLEKESQHTGGEAESLTHGTTTTSTM, encoded by the exons ATGTACTACTggtcaggctgtgccagctttGTCTGTGATTACCTCATCATGGAGCCCCTCAAGTGCCCAATCACACCG CCCAGTTCACTCTATTCCCCAACCACCATCCTGAAATACCAGCGAGGGAACTGCTTTGACTTcgctgtgctgctgtgctccctgctgatTGGGGCTGGCTACGATGCCTACTGTGTACATGGATATGCCACCCTGGAGATGTGCTCCCTGGACCAGACTCAGGAGCTGTGCCCACGGCTCAGGAAGCCCCCAGAG GTACCAGAAGAGGAGGATCCCAACAAATATAGAATTAAGTACCCTTTAGAGCCACAGAGTAAGTTTGAGCTTCAACAGAAGGCCAAGGAGAAAGGAACTGAATCTGCTCAAGAGGAGGAAACAGAAGAGGAAGTGGTCATG GAGGTGGAAAAGCCCAAGCGAGACCCTTTGCACGGCTTACGGGTGCACGCGTGGGTTCTGGTTCTGTCTGGGAAGAGGAAGGTTCCTGAGACCTTCTTCATCAACCCATTCACGGGGAATCCCCACAGCACCACAGATGAGTGCTTCCTTGGCATTGAGAGCATCTGGAACCACAGGAACTACTGGGTGAACATGCAGGACTGCCGGAGAGGCTGCAAG GATCTCAGCTTTGACTTGAGTGATTCTTTCTGCTGGGAAATTATGTTTTCAGAGAGCAACGAGGCCTCTCAGTTGCCCCCAGAGTCACCAAACAAAGACACAGATCACATG caggaaaaggaggaaatagACATGAGCTTTGAGATGCCCCTATCATGGGTAGCCCGAATTAAGGTATCTTGCAGAG AATATGAGAATCCCTTTTCCCAGGGGAAGAAGGTGATCCTGTACGATAAAGCCAAACTGGAGAAATGGGCGGCGTATGCGAATGCAGACGGGCTGGTGGAACGCCTCACTGTCTATGCAGACTCAGACT GTACTGAAGAACTGGAGGTGAAGGAATGGTTCAAACACCGAGAAGACCTGTTGTATATGAGAGAAGtgaataaacaaacacagctGATCACAGACCATTTCAGGCCAGGACACCCCCTCCTTCTTAAAG CTCACTCCTACACGTCACTGGAGCCAGAGACTGGGCACACAGTGGAGTTTTACCACACGGCACGAGTTGATGGCCTCTGGAAACGTTTTGAAAATGCTACTGAGATGACAGAGTACTTTGTGGGGAGGGAAGACTTCCTCCACATGCGGCACACAGAGTTTggtgaaagagagaagaaaatggaaaaggctGGCGGCACAGCTGAGGCTAACTCCCGGCCTATAGTG CAAATCAAGGAGTATTTCCACAGAAATCCAGAAAAGCCTGCTGATGAAGATATAGAGGAACGTATCTTTATGGTCATAGATGATATCATCCAGCTGACATATCACCTCGAGCTTGATGACACCATTGCCTCACAGGTGGTTTTCTGCAGAGTAAtagggagggagaagaaagaagatgaaATCTTCCTGAGCAGAGAAAACACTGTCAAATACCAG CCATGGTCCTCAGAGAAACACAAGAACATGCTCCATCTGTACAACTTGCTGTGGCAGCTGAGAGCAGAACAGAAGGACCTGAAGCAACAAGTCCGGGACTCTGAAGCAGAG ATGTTAAATATTTTGATGGTCCGTGAGGATGAAGAAGCCAATATTAAATTGTCAGTTTCAATATACAGTACTGCAAAGAGAGAACAAGAGCATGAAGCCACG GTGCCAGAAGAGGAGCAGAAGAGTTCCTTGGAGAAGGAGAGTCAGCACACAGGAGGGGAGGCTGAATCCCTCACCCATGGCACTACAACCACCTCCACGATGTAG